GACGAACCGCGCATCCGCGTGACGGGGCACATGTGGTGGTTCGATGTCGAATATCTCGACCGCCAGGGCCGCGTGGTCCTGCGCGATGCGAACGAGCTGCACCTGCCGGTCGGCCAGCCCGTGGTGCTGGAACTGCGCAGCGCGGACGTGATCCACAGTTTCTGGGTGCCCAACCTCTCGGGCAAGGAAGACATGGTGCCCGGCCGTACCAACCTGCTGAAAGTGCAGGCCGATCGCGTCGGGCGCTTCGGCGGGGTCTGCGCCGAATATTGCGGGGGACCCCATGCGCTGATGGGCTTCGTGACGGTGGCGCACGGCGCGGATGATTATCGCCGCTGGCTGACGGGGGAGCGGGTGGCCACGGCGCCCGCCGACCCGCAGGCGGTGCCGGGCGTCATGCCGTCTGCAACCCGCCGCACGCCCGCATCCGCGACCGTGACCGGGCTTAACGGGCTGAACGGCCAACAGGTCTTCATGGATAGCGGTTGTGCCGCCTGCCACCGGGTGGAAGGGACGGGCGCGAACGGCATGTCCGGGCCCGATCTCACCCACGTCGCCCGGCGCCTGTCGCTGGGCGCCGGCGTGCTGCCGAACAATCGCGGGACGCTGATCGGCTGGATCGCCGACAGCCAGTCGATCAAGCCGGGCAACCGCATGCCGACGTACAACATGCTGTCGGCCGATGAGCTTGAGGCGATCGCGATCTGGCTCGAGCAGCCACGATGAGCGACCTTCCGGCACGGAGCGAGACGGGATTCGATCACGCGCTCTACGCCCGGTTCCCCACCACCGGCCCGCGCCCGGATGGCGAGGTGGAGGAGCTGGAGCGCATCTGGTGTGCGCCCAGGGGCTGGCAATACCTTTCGGCGGTGAACAACAACTACGTCGGGCTGTTCTACGTCGGGACGGCGTTCCTGTTCTTCCTGCTGGCGGGAATTCTGGCGCTGGGCATGCGCGTGCAGCTTGCCGCGCCGCTGATGGAATTCCTGCCGCAGGATACGTACAACCAGTTCTTCACCATGCACGGCACGGTGATGATGTTCCTGTTCGCCGTGCCGATGGTGGAAGCCATCGGGGTGATGCTGCTGCCCCAGATGCTGGCGGCGCGCGACCTGCCGTTTCCGCGCCTC
This sequence is a window from Tsuneonella aeria. Protein-coding genes within it:
- a CDS encoding cytochrome c oxidase subunit II encodes the protein MTDDAGAFDAWWGWPPPVLDPAGPYADSVTVLAWALFAMGVVVTLVVVAALYVALAGPARWKARLGGERSIWILGIAFPGVVLIGLLVWGLTLTASLTDAITGDEPRIRVTGHMWWFDVEYLDRQGRVVLRDANELHLPVGQPVVLELRSADVIHSFWVPNLSGKEDMVPGRTNLLKVQADRVGRFGGVCAEYCGGPHALMGFVTVAHGADDYRRWLTGERVATAPADPQAVPGVMPSATRRTPASATVTGLNGLNGQQVFMDSGCAACHRVEGTGANGMSGPDLTHVARRLSLGAGVLPNNRGTLIGWIADSQSIKPGNRMPTYNMLSADELEAIAIWLEQPR